Proteins encoded in a region of the Sander lucioperca isolate FBNREF2018 chromosome 4, SLUC_FBN_1.2, whole genome shotgun sequence genome:
- the chrna6 gene encoding neuronal acetylcholine receptor subunit alpha-6, producing the protein MQPAARWTLLLLHVGLIAQDCFSSKAEDRLFRKLFRRYNQFIRPVENVSDPVTVEFEVSISQLVKVDEVNQIMETNLWLRHIWNDYKLRWMPAEFDGIEFIRVPSNKIWRPDIVLYNNAVGDFLVEDKTKALLKFDGTITWVPPAIFKSSCPMDITYFPFDYQNCSMKFGSWTYDKAKIDLVLIGSKVNLKDFWESGEWEIIDAPGYKHDIKYNCCEEIYPDITYSFYIRRLPLFYTINLIIPCLLISFLTVLVFYLPSDCGEKVTLCISVLLSLTVFLLVITETIPSTSLVIPLIGEYLLFTMIFVTLSIVITVFVLNVHYRTPMTHTMPDWVRSVFLRVLPRIMLMRRPIDEDSKAGGLDSSGEAGGAGGGGGGGGGKGGKKRKNSLMQQVGGGSLNCLEFGDSKFSSVEGCTGKKGSCPCQNGKETPETPDMGKITRQLSPQSINTVVAFSVVSPEIKQAIESVKYIAENMRSRNKAKEVEDDWKYVAMVIDRIFLWVFVTVCVVGTVGLFLQPLCGFVS; encoded by the exons ACTGCTTTTCATCCAAGGCAGAGGACCGGCTCTTCAGGAAACTGTTCAGAAGATATAACCAGTTCATCAGACCAGTGGAGAATGTGTCTGACCCCGTCACTGTGGAGTTCGAGGTCTCCATCTCGCAGCTGGTCAAAGTT GATGAGGTGAATCAGATCATGGAAACAAATTTATGGCTTAGACAT ATTTGGAATGACTACAAGCTGCGATGGATGCCGGCGGAGTTTGACGGAATTGAGTTCATTAGAGTTCCATCGAACAAGATCTGGAGACCCGACATTGTGCTCTACAACAA TGCTGTAGGTGATTTTCTGGTGGAGGATAAGACCAAGGCTCTGCTGAAGTTTGATGGTACCATCACCTGGGTTCCTCCAGCCATTTTTAAATCTTCTTGCCCCATGGACATCACCTATTTCCCCTTCGACTATCAGAACTGCTCCATGAAGTTTGGCTCTTGGACTTATGACAAAGCCAAGATTGACCTGGTACTTATTGGGTCTAAG GTGAACCTGAAAGACTTCTGGGAGAGTGGCGAATGGGAAATCATTGACGCTCCAGGCTACAAGCATGATATCAAATACAACTGCTGTGAGGAGATCTACCCAGACATTACCTACTCCTTCTACATCCGGCGCCTGCCACTATTCTACACAATCAACCTCATCATCCCCTGCCTCCTCATCTCTTTCCTCACAGTGCTGGTTTTCTATCTCCCGTCTGACTGTGGAGAGAAGGTCACGCTCTGTATCTCCGTCCTGCTCTCCCTCACTGTGTTCCTGCTCGTTATCACCGAGACCATCCCCTCCACGTCGCTGGTCATCCCGCTCATTGGAGAGTATCTGCTCTTCACAATGATCTTCGTCACGCTCAGCATCGTCATCACTGTGTTCGTGCTAAACGTACACTACCGCACGCCAATGACCCACACTATGCCGGATTGGGTGCGCTCTGTGTTTCTCAGAGTGCTGCCGAGGATTATGCTGATGCGGAGACCGATTGACGAAGACAGCAAGGCTGGGGGGTTGGACAGCAGTGGGGAggcaggaggagctggagggggaggaggaggcggaggagggaaaggagggaagaaaagaaagaatagCTTGATGCAG CAGGTGGGAGGAGGCTCCCTCAACTGTCTGGAGTTCGGGGACAGTAAGTTCTCATCTGTGGAGGGCTGCACTGGGAAGAAAGGCTCTTGCCCCTGCCAGAATGGGAAGGAGACCCCAGAAACACCAGACATGGGGAAAATAACACGTCAGCTGAGTCCACAGAGTATCAACACGGTGGTGGCATTTTCTGTGGTCTCACCTGAAATCAAACAGGCCATTGAGAGCGTCAAGTACATCGCTGAGAACATGAGGAGTCGCAACAAGGCCAAAGAG GTGGAGGATGACTGGAAGTACGTTGCTATGGTGATCGATAGAATCTTCCTTTGGGTGTTTGTGACCGTGTGCGTCGTGGGTACCGTGGGCCTCTTCCTCCAGCCGCTTTGTGGCTTTGTCTCCTAA